One window of Anaerolineae bacterium genomic DNA carries:
- a CDS encoding corrinoid protein produces the protein MGEREDILAGLEKGVIEGEPEKVVELAQRALAAGIDPLDAINQGLIPGITEVGRRFECKDYFLPELMMAADAMKKGVTILEKEIAAGGRKRESLATVALGTVKGDIHDIGKSIVGTLLSAHGFDVIDLGVDVPAERFLEGVTDRGAGVVAMSALLPTTMPYMQRVIQELETRGLRDKVKVIVGGAPVTPEYARQIGADGYGDDAVAAVRVLRGLVTSGQ, from the coding sequence GAACGAGAGGACATACTCGCGGGGCTGGAGAAAGGCGTCATCGAGGGCGAGCCAGAGAAGGTGGTGGAGCTGGCGCAGAGGGCCCTGGCCGCCGGCATTGACCCCCTCGACGCCATCAACCAGGGCCTCATCCCCGGGATCACCGAGGTCGGCAGGCGCTTCGAGTGCAAGGACTACTTCCTGCCTGAGCTGATGATGGCGGCCGATGCCATGAAGAAGGGCGTAACCATCTTGGAGAAGGAGATCGCCGCCGGGGGCCGCAAGCGAGAGAGTCTGGCCACGGTGGCCCTGGGCACCGTCAAGGGTGACATCCACGACATCGGCAAGTCCATCGTGGGCACGCTCCTCAGTGCCCACGGCTTCGACGTCATTGACCTGGGTGTAGACGTACCTGCGGAGCGCTTCCTCGAGGGCGTCACCGACCGTGGGGCCGGGGTAGTGGCCATGTCCGCCCTTCTTCCCACCACCATGCCCTACATGCAGCGGGTGATCCAGGAGTTGGAGACGCGGGGCCTGCGGGACAAGGTGAAGGTGATAGTGGGCGGTGCTCCGGTCACACCCGAGTACGCCAGGCAGATCGGGGCCGACGGTTACGGCGACGATGCGGTGGCTGCCGTGCGGGTGCTGCGAGGGCTAGTGACTAGTGGACAGTGA